From Halorussus lipolyticus:
CGCCGGGTCCGGCCTGACCGCCCATGCCGCCGGGGCCAGCGCCCGCCGCGCCGCCGGGTCCTGCACCAGCGCCGCCCGGTCCGGCACCGCCAGCACCGGCTTGGGCCTGTTGCTGGTACATCTGCTTGCCGATTTCCTGAAGCTCCTCGCTCAGGCTCTCGGTGGCGTCTTCGAGTTCTTCTTTGGTGGCGTCCTCGTCGCCGAGGACCTCTTGGACGCTCTCGATTTCGGCCTCGATGTCGGCTTTGAGGTCGTCGTCGATGTCGTCCTCGTTCTCGTCCAGCAGGGTCTCGGCGCGCTGGACCGCGCTCTCGGCCTCGTTGCGGGCCTCGATGCGCTCTCTGCGCTTCTGGTCTTCCTCTTGGTGCTTCTCGGCTTCTTCCTGCATCTCCTCGATTTGCTCGTCCGAGAGACCAGCGCCGCCCTCGATGGTAATCTCCTCGGAGTTGCCCGAACCTTGGTCCTCGGCGGAGACGTTGACGATGCCGTTCTCGTCGATGTTGAAGCCGACTTCGATTTGGGGCGTTCCGGCCGGGGCCGGCGGGATGCCGGTCAACTGGAACTCGCCGAGGAGTTCGTTCTCGTCGGCGATTTCACGCTCGCCTTGGAACACTCGGACCTGTACGGAGGTCTGGTTGTCCGCCGCCGTGGTGAAGACCTTGGACTCCTCGGTCGGGATGGTGGTGTTCTTGTCGATGAGGCGCTCGAACAGACCGCCCTTGACCTCGATACCGAGAGAGAGGGGCGTCACGTCGAGCAGAACGATGTCGTCCACGTCGCCCGAGAGGACGCCGCCCTGAATCGCCGCGCCGAGCGCGACGGCCTCGTCGGGGTTGACGTTCTTCTTCGGTTCTTGGCCGGTCATCTCCTCGACCTGCTCCTGAACCTGCGGCATTCGGGTCGAGCCACCCACGAGAATTACCTCGTCGATGTCGCCCTTGTCGTAGCCCGCGTCTTCGAGGGCCTGCTCCGTCGGGCCGACAGTCCGCTCGATGAGGTCCGACGTGAGACTCTCGAACTTCGCGCGAGTGATGCTGTCTTCGAGGTGGACCGGACCCTCGTCGGTCGCGGTGATGAACGGCAGATTGATGTCGGCTTCCTTGCGCGACGAGAGTTCGATTTTGGCCTCCTCGGCGGCGTCCTTGAGTCGCTGGAGGGCCTGTCGGTCGTCGCGGAGGTCGATGCCGTGGTCGTTCTCGAACTCGTCGGCCAGATAGTCGATGATGGCCTCGTCCCAGTCGTCGCCTCCGAGGTCGTTGTCACCGTTCGTGGCGACGACTTCGTAGACGCCCCCGCCGAGGTCGAGGATGGACACGTCGAAGGTACCCCCACCAAGGTCGTAGACGAGGACCGTCTGGTCGGACTCGTCGTCAAGCCCGTAGGCCATCGAGGCCGCGGTCGGCTCGTTGACAATGCGCTCGACCTCGAAGCCGGCGATTTCGCCGGCGTCCTTGGTCGCTTGGCGCTGTTTGTCGTTGAAGTAGGCGGGGACCGTGATGACCGCCTTCTCGATGTCGTCGCCCAGATACTCCTCGGCGTCTCGTTTGATTTTCTGGAGGGTCATC
This genomic window contains:
- the dnaK gene encoding molecular chaperone DnaK — protein: MASNKILGIDLGTTNSAFAVMEGGDPEIIVNSEGDRTTPSVVAFDDGERLVGKPAKNQAVQNPDHTIQSIKRHMGEDDYTVEIDDEEYTPEQISAMTLQKIKRDAEEYLGDDIEKAVITVPAYFNDKQRQATKDAGEIAGFEVERIVNEPTAASMAYGLDDESDQTVLVYDLGGGTFDVSILDLGGGVYEVVATNGDNDLGGDDWDEAIIDYLADEFENDHGIDLRDDRQALQRLKDAAEEAKIELSSRKEADINLPFITATDEGPVHLEDSITRAKFESLTSDLIERTVGPTEQALEDAGYDKGDIDEVILVGGSTRMPQVQEQVEEMTGQEPKKNVNPDEAVALGAAIQGGVLSGDVDDIVLLDVTPLSLGIEVKGGLFERLIDKNTTIPTEESKVFTTAADNQTSVQVRVFQGEREIADENELLGEFQLTGIPPAPAGTPQIEVGFNIDENGIVNVSAEDQGSGNSEEITIEGGAGLSDEQIEEMQEEAEKHQEEDQKRRERIEARNEAESAVQRAETLLDENEDDIDDDLKADIEAEIESVQEVLGDEDATKEELEDATESLSEELQEIGKQMYQQQAQAGAGGAGPGGAGAGPGGAAGAGPGGMGGQAGPGGAGPGAGGDDDEYVDADFEDVDDEEEQ